ATCAGACATTGTGTTGTACATAGAATCGCCGCAACCGTTCCAATTATATTCTCTGAACTATGATAAAAAGGAAAATGGATAACAACTGATGGTATCAAAATAACCCAACCAATTTTCCGCCATAAGCGGCCACAATGCGCCTGTGCAAATTTCCATGTGTCTATATTTTTCATAGAACGTGCTGTTCGATAACCGATTATTCCATTGATTTTTTTAGGAGCATGTTTCCACATCATATTACCAGCAATAATCATTGTGATTGGAATAAGTAAATCGCAAACAAATATGAACCACCAAAACCACATATATTTCCCTCACTTTCATAAATCCCAATTTATCGGTTTGTACTGGGGGAAATTATAGCATACCCAATTACGAAAAGCAATCCCCCGTTCTACGTCCGTTCCGACTATCCAGACCGTCAAGGGACGAGTAGTATTTTTTCGCAAAGAGCGCGAAAAAATCTCCACTCTTAAACCCTTGACCGTCTGGATTTTTGCCGTTGCCATTTCGCCGCCGAAAACGGGGAACAGGATAAAAAAATCCTGCCCCTGTTTTCGTCTGCTCCATTCTAACGGCAAAACCGTCTGCACTACTTCGGCGGCGGGCGGTAGGTTATGCGGTGGCTCTGCCCCCGCGCCCCCGACCTCTCCCAAAGAACAGAATGGAGTGTTACGCAATAGGGCTTGAAAAGGCTTGATTTTTAAGGCGTTTCAGACACGAAAACCCACCGGGCAAGGGTTTTATACTACCCACCCGCGAAAACGGCTTCTAAATGTCCACAGGCGCGTTTTATACCCCTTTTTATACCCCGTTTCCCGCCATGCCGAAAAGTTTTCTGTCAATAACTTAAAAAAGCACTTGACAAAACGCTTCATGGGGCAACGCAAAAGACATAGAGCCGTACACAGACCCGGTATTTGAGAACAATATCCCCCTCACGCAGACGGAACGGCTCACCATGAACAGCCGCCCGAAGGGCTTTGCTTAGGGTGCTTTTAACAGGCTTAATCTTTGTAACCGCCATATCTCCGCAAGCACCCCCTTTATTTCCTCTATGTCCTCTTGGTATGCGTTTCCCGTCGCGTTCACGCGGCGGGCTATCTGGTTGACGTTGACCCCGATTTTCTGTATCTCTGCGGTCATTGCTTTTATATCGGCGTGGTCTATCTGAATGATATACCCGTCAATGGCAATCTTCCGCAGATATGCCGCCATGTTCCGGGTGGGAACGAGCTTCATTTTTTCCAGTATTAAATCCCGTTCCGCTTCCGTCACTCTGAATTTGATTTGCACCGTCCTTTTGCGTCCGTCCATGTGTTCGCTCCTTTCCTTTCCGTTCCGAGGGTTTGGGACACTTCCCAACAAGCAATTTTCAACCGACGCGCCGCAGCGCGGGAGGGGGAAAATACGGAAGTGGGTACCCGCTTCCTATGCTTGCTACGAATGTTTTTATCCCTTATGCTCTTATCCCCTACTACGGAGAATAAACAATTTTGCCAAACTTACGCAAAAGAAAAACGCTGCAATCTCAAAAAAGATTACAACGCTTTCTAAATCCTGTTCAATTTTAAGTCGGACATTCCTATTCGCCCTCTTTTTCGACTTCGGAAATCTCTTTTGCCGTTGCGGTCACAATCCGTATGCCTGTATCGCTCATACCGTCAAGGAGCGCGTCAAGCTGCCGCCGCTGCGTGTTCTTCTCCGGCGGCGTTTCCAAAAGGAACTGGTCTACGGATATATTGTAGCGGAGCATAAGCTCAAAGAAAATCTGTAAACTTGGGTGCTGCCCCTTGTTCTCAATGTTCGCAAGGTAGCGCGGCGAGATAAACATTTCGTCGCTTACTTTCTTGCGGCTCTCCTTGCGCCCTGTCCGCGCCGCCTTTATCGCTGCTCCAAAAGCCTTGAAGTCGTATTTCGGTACTGGTCTTTTTGCCATAGTTATTCACTCTATTACATTTTACTGTTCACCTTTTCCTTTGGATATGTCTACACTGTTCTATTAGTTAGCCAAAATAAATCATATTTTTCTGCCTTACAATTAAATACCGGCTGAATGTATCTTGACAAGCAGACGCAAAAAGAATATAATACATACCAAACGAATGAAATGGAAGGTGGTAGATACATGGCACGTAATAAATATCCAGAAATAACCGTTGAGAAGATATTAGAAGTGTCACAGCGGTTATTCATGGAAAAGGGGTACGACAATACAACTATTCAAGATATTGTAAATGAACTTGGCGGATTGACGAAAGGAGCAATTTATCATCATTTCAAATCAAAAGAAGAAATTATTGACGCATTAGGGGGGAAACTCTTTTTTGACAACAATCCATTTGTTACCGTACAAAATCAGAAGAACCTAAATGGTTTAGAAAAAATGCGTGAAGTCATTAAGTTAAACCACGCAGATAATGATAGGACTGAACTTGGAAAACAGAGTATTCCTCTTTTGAAAAATCCCCGCTTGTTGGCTGAACTGGCTGATACAAACAGGAAATTGATTGCCCCTCTTTGGTTGCAGCTTATTCAAGAGGGAATAGAGGACGGCTCTATCCAAACCGAGTATGCAAAAGAACTATCTGAACTTTTGCCATTACTTACAAATTTTTGGTTAATTCCCTCTGTCTATCCTGCAACCCCGGAAGAACTGCTTTCAAAGTTTGCATTTATCAAATATTTGTTAGATAGTATGAACTTGCCGATTATTGATGATGAAATTTTCGGTATGGCACAGAATTACTTTGAACACTTAAACGTAGCCGAGTAGATAAAATTGCCTTGCAAAAGGCAGTTTTATTTTCAAACTATACATTCATTCGTAAGGTATTATTTTTAAGCATATACATACCGTCTTAATGTATGAAAGGAGAATACTATGTCAAACTTAGACCAAAAAATCGAAAATGCTGCAAACAAAATTGAAGTTGTCGCAAATGAAGCATGGAAAAAGCGGTCATTCCGCATTGTATCCAAGTCTATATCTGCTACGGCAGAAATCGGACTGATGATAGGGGCTGCACATTTATCCGAAAAAGGCTATAAATCAGCTGCCACCTGCCTGTTTGGTTTAGGGGCAGTAGGACTTGTCTGCGATTTACTTTTTAACAGAAAATAGGAGGACACCGCTATATGATACGATACTTAAAACAATACAAATTCTTGCTTTTCCTTACCGCATTATTTACTGCAATCAGTTCTCTATCTTATGTATTTATTGCTATCTTATTGCAACAAGTTATGGATATTGTAGATATGGGCGATATGGACGGCTTTATCAGAATACTACTCTTTTCTTTAGCTTACTTTACACTTATGGGAGTATTCATGTACCTGCAATCTTTGTTTAGCAAAAAATTTGTCTGTAAAATTATGAAAGCTGTCCGTTCTAAAACCTTTATAGGAATTGAACGGCACACGATTGAGGACTACTCTAAAAATAATACTGCTGATTATTTATCCGCAATTACGAATGATGTAAAAATGATTGAAGATAACTATTTACTGCCCCTGTTGCAAGTTATCCAGTATACGATTATTTTTATAGCTTCCCTTGCTGTAATGATTTACTTTGACATTATCGTTACAGTCTGCGTGATTATCGCAATCGCTATCATGCTTGTTGTACCCAGTCTATTCGGAGGACTACTCTCCAAACGACAGGATAAATATTCTGATATGCTATCCGATTTTACAAACCATGTAAAAGACCTGTTATCCGGTTTTGAGGTTATCAAGTCTTATCGAATGAAAAAATATGTTCTCTCACGATTTGAAATAAGTAACGAGGACACTATAAAAGCAAAATATTCTGTTGACAAGGCGATTGCGGCAAATGAAGCGGTTTCTATGGTGCTTGCGCTTCTTGTTCAAGTGGTTGTTGTTTTTCTTTCTGCATACTTCATTATCATTGGTCGTATCAGTGCAGGAGCCTTGTTAGGCATGGTACAGGTAAGCAGTAACCTTGCAAATCCATTATTGATTATATTTAGCAATATTCCCAAAATCAAGAGTATAAAACCAATTACACAGAAGCTAAATAACCTTTCAGATTACAAGGAACAGAACACAAATACAAAAAAATCACCCTCTTTCAAAAAAATGATTTATGTAGATGATTTGCATTTTTCCTATGATAAGGAAAACGAAGTCATAAACGGTATTTCACTATCCATTGATAAAGGGAAAAAATATGCTTTTGTCGGTAAGAGTGGGTGTGGAAAGTCTACATTTATTAAGCTGATTGCCGGATATTACTCTAATTTCAAAGGTGATGTACTATATGACGCAGACAGTCTTTCCGTTTTGGATATTGATAAAATAACTGCGCTATCGTCGGTCATTCATCAGAATGTTTATATGTTTGATGAGAGCATTTTAGACAATATTTGCCTACACGAAGATTTCAGTAAAGAAGAATTGCAATCCGTATTGTCTGATAGTGGTTTATCACAGTTTATTGAGCAAGTACCAAACGGACTTAAATATCACGTTGGAGAAAATGGAGATAACCTTTCCGGCGGACAGAAACAAAGAATTGCCGTAGCAAGAGCTTTAATTCGTAAGAAGCCACTGTTGATTTTAGACGAGGGTACGTCTGCTATTGATATGCAAACTGCGTATGATATTGAAAGCAGGCTATTGGCAATATCTGATTTAACGCTACTTACTATCACTCATAATATGAGCAGCGATATTCTTACACTCTATGACGAAATTGTATTTATGGCAGACGGCAAAATAATTGAACATGGCACATTTGAAGAACTTATTACTAAACACGCTGCATTTTATGACTTCTACCAACTAAAGAAGTAGGTATCTTTAGAGGAAAGTTTTTTTGAACTGTACACAATCCTTAAATAATATTATCTGCTCCCTTAACGGGGAAAGAAAAAAACCGTTAGAGGAGCAGATATTTTTGTATGCCTTTTTACGCAATATCTAATCTATCGGCGGTTTTGAAATATCAAAGCCGCCGTTTCTTTTTATCTTCTCAAGAAATGACGCGGTATCACTGTTGAAAGCGGCGGCTAAAGGAGGTAGCCGCCATGAAGCAAAAAGCATATCGACAAAATCCGACAGTTATTGACTTATCAAAAAAAGCCCGCCCACCACCGGGGGAAACTACGCTTATATATATGAACTGTCTAATCATCTGGATACTGCTTACAATGCCTATGCGCCCGTCCGGGCTTTTCGGACGGGCGCATTTTGTACGTTCAAAAAATTTTTGAAGAAATTTCAAAAAATCTTCGGCGTTTTTGAAAAACGCCGTATTGCCCCGCGAAAAGGGGGGAAGCACCACCAACTTTCCAACGAGAAAGGAGGTGAGAATGTGGAACCTAATAGCAGGGAGTTTTACAAACAGTGTGCTTTTCAGAAGTTTTGTAATACGGTATTGCACAATGAAGCTTGCGACACCCATAGAGAACTTCGCAGACACAAGGCAAAGGAAGTGACCTTTTCCGACATGACCTTAGACGAAGCGCGGCAGCTTCATACGTTTGATGAATATTTCAAACGTGAAGCCGCCGAAACAGTCTTTGAGAAAGCCGGGAAGAAAATCACGCCAAAGCTGCTTCTTGAAGCAATCCGTACTTTGCCGGAAGAAAAGCGCAAAGCCATATTGCTGTATTACTTCGAGGGAATGAACGATACCGAGATTGCGGAGCTGTTCAACACGTCGAGAAGCACGATACAGTACAGGCGGACAAGCTCTTTTGAGAAATTAAGAAAATATCTGGAGGAAAATGCTGATGAATGGGACGAATGGTAACGAACCCGGCTACCCGGAAAATGCCCTTGTTCCTTATCCTGTCATTGTGGCAGCGACAAAGGGCGACCCGGACGCCATGAAGATTGTCTTGCAGCATTTCAGCGGCTACATAGCCCGCCTCTCCATGCGGAAGCTGTACGACGAGCGCGGGAACGTCTATTTTGGCGTAGACCACGACATTCGGGAACGGCTGCAAGCAAAACTGATGATGGCTGTCCTCACCTTTAAGGCAGAGGAATAAACCGCAGCGGCGGCGGGACGCTTTCTCTCTCCCCCTTTTCCGTTCCGCTGCTGACGCGGCAGCAAAGCCATTCTGAACCTTGACAAAGAAAGCGGCGCAAGATAACGGCGGCGCAGCATAGGGCAAATCGGATACGTTCCTTTTGCGCCGAGCCATACGGCGGGTGCGCCATGACGCTATTTGGGTGAGGTTATCCCCGCCCGGACAGCCGAGCGACCAACACCGCGCCGGAAAGCAAGTGTAGCGGCTTGCGGGCGACGACACGCAGAATATACAATGA
The sequence above is a segment of the Lachnospiraceae bacterium JLR.KK008 genome. Coding sequences within it:
- the mobC gene encoding plasmid mobilization relaxosome protein MobC, giving the protein MDGRKRTVQIKFRVTEAERDLILEKMKLVPTRNMAAYLRKIAIDGYIIQIDHADIKAMTAEIQKIGVNVNQIARRVNATGNAYQEDIEEIKGVLAEIWRLQRLSLLKAP
- a CDS encoding ABC transporter ATP-binding protein — protein: MIRYLKQYKFLLFLTALFTAISSLSYVFIAILLQQVMDIVDMGDMDGFIRILLFSLAYFTLMGVFMYLQSLFSKKFVCKIMKAVRSKTFIGIERHTIEDYSKNNTADYLSAITNDVKMIEDNYLLPLLQVIQYTIIFIASLAVMIYFDIIVTVCVIIAIAIMLVVPSLFGGLLSKRQDKYSDMLSDFTNHVKDLLSGFEVIKSYRMKKYVLSRFEISNEDTIKAKYSVDKAIAANEAVSMVLALLVQVVVVFLSAYFIIIGRISAGALLGMVQVSSNLANPLLIIFSNIPKIKSIKPITQKLNNLSDYKEQNTNTKKSPSFKKMIYVDDLHFSYDKENEVINGISLSIDKGKKYAFVGKSGCGKSTFIKLIAGYYSNFKGDVLYDADSLSVLDIDKITALSSVIHQNVYMFDESILDNICLHEDFSKEELQSVLSDSGLSQFIEQVPNGLKYHVGENGDNLSGGQKQRIAVARALIRKKPLLILDEGTSAIDMQTAYDIESRLLAISDLTLLTITHNMSSDILTLYDEIVFMADGKIIEHGTFEELITKHAAFYDFYQLKK
- a CDS encoding helix-turn-helix domain-containing protein; amino-acid sequence: MNGTNGNEPGYPENALVPYPVIVAATKGDPDAMKIVLQHFSGYIARLSMRKLYDERGNVYFGVDHDIRERLQAKLMMAVLTFKAEE
- a CDS encoding TetR/AcrR family transcriptional regulator — translated: MARNKYPEITVEKILEVSQRLFMEKGYDNTTIQDIVNELGGLTKGAIYHHFKSKEEIIDALGGKLFFDNNPFVTVQNQKNLNGLEKMREVIKLNHADNDRTELGKQSIPLLKNPRLLAELADTNRKLIAPLWLQLIQEGIEDGSIQTEYAKELSELLPLLTNFWLIPSVYPATPEELLSKFAFIKYLLDSMNLPIIDDEIFGMAQNYFEHLNVAE
- a CDS encoding sigma-70 family RNA polymerase sigma factor; translation: MEPNSREFYKQCAFQKFCNTVLHNEACDTHRELRRHKAKEVTFSDMTLDEARQLHTFDEYFKREAAETVFEKAGKKITPKLLLEAIRTLPEEKRKAILLYYFEGMNDTEIAELFNTSRSTIQYRRTSSFEKLRKYLEENADEWDEW
- a CDS encoding helix-turn-helix transcriptional regulator translates to MAKRPVPKYDFKAFGAAIKAARTGRKESRKKVSDEMFISPRYLANIENKGQHPSLQIFFELMLRYNISVDQFLLETPPEKNTQRRQLDALLDGMSDTGIRIVTATAKEISEVEKEGE
- a CDS encoding SdpI family protein is translated as MWFWWFIFVCDLLIPITMIIAGNMMWKHAPKKINGIIGYRTARSMKNIDTWKFAQAHCGRLWRKIGWVILIPSVVIHFPFYHSSENIIGTVAAILCTTQCLILVLAIFPTEYALKRTFTEEGVRR